A section of the Oncorhynchus nerka isolate Pitt River linkage group LG3, Oner_Uvic_2.0, whole genome shotgun sequence genome encodes:
- the LOC115114335 gene encoding LOW QUALITY PROTEIN: transient receptor potential cation channel subfamily V member 6-like (The sequence of the model RefSeq protein was modified relative to this genomic sequence to represent the inferred CDS: inserted 2 bases in 1 codon) → MAPPLARSAPGELNHWWSQLRFRLQNRKGWKETLDETFLLQNKRTNDIPLFFAAKENSAGCIKKLLDCASTNIFERGALGETALHVAVLNDNMDAAIALMDGAPELINEPMTSDLFLGMTPLHIAVVNQNFNLVRSLIGKGADVATPRVTGLYFRKRRGGLLYYGEHILAFAACVGNQDIISMVINAGASTRAQDSIGNTVLHILVLQPNKTLACLALDLLLAHDVELDQTVPLDMVANYRGLTPFKLAAKEGNLVAFQHLVNRRRVVQWNLGRLTSNLYDLTEIDSLVADDNLSVLELIVGSQRREARRILEVTPVRQLVSLKWNLYGKHYFRLLLLLYLLYIGTFTLCCVYRPLKDAPENYTVSDMDKTIRVQKTLKESYVTYGDNLRLAGEMISVLGALVILLLEIPDMLRVGAKQYFGQTALGGPFHVILIAYAFLVVLLCVFRVSGVQGETVVMAVCLVLGWSNVMFFARGFQMLGPYVIMIQKIIFGDLTKFMWLSFIVLMGFSTSLWMVYMTQDPDSLPAYRSFPITLFSQFELSVGLIDLPVDHTITTPPIVHVLHCTFSVACMLLLNLLIAMMIDTQQRVAQERDELWRIQVVATTLMLERRLPRCLWPRLGVCGLLYGLGERWYLRVEDRNDPLVQKMRHYVXKLENTDTSKGPGNLAFWQMIHHNSLGLDMEQEEDDQEVR, encoded by the exons ATGGCCCCACCTTTGGCAAGATCTGCTCCAGGTGAGCTCAACCATTGGTGGAGCCAGCTTAGGTTTCGCCTCCAGAACAGGAAGGGGTGGAAAGAGACGCTGGATGAAACTTTTTTGTTGCAGAACAAAAG GACAAATGACATCCCTCTCTTCTTTGCGGCCAAAGAGAACAGTGCAGGTTGCATTAAGAAACTTCTGGACTGTGCATCCACTAACATCTTTGAGAGAGGTGCTCTGGGGGAGACAGCGCTGCATGTGGCAGTTCTGAATGATAACATGGATGCTGCCATAGCTCTGATGGACGGAGCACCTGAACTCATCAATGAGcccatgacctctgacctcttccTTG GCATGACACCTCTCCACATTGCTGTGGTGAATCAGAACTTTAACCTGGTCCGCAGTCTGATTGGTAAAGGGGCGGATGTGGCCACGCCCAGAGTCACAGGCCTGTACttcaggaagagaagaggagggctgCTCTACTATG GTGAGCACATCCTGGCATTTGCGGCCTGTGTGGGGAATCAGGACATTATTTCCATGGTGATCAACGCAGGAGCCAGCACCAGGGCCCAGGACTCCATTG GTAACACAGTGCTCCATATTCTGGTCCTGCAGCCCAATAAGACTTTAGCATGCCTGGCGTTGGATCTGTTGTTGGCACACGACGTTGAGCTGGACCAGACTGTGCCACTGGACATGGTGGCCAACTATCGTGGCTTAACGCCCTTCAAACTAGCTGCCAAGGAGGGCAACCttgtg GCCTTCCAGCACCTGGTCAACCGGAGGCGAGTCGTCCAGTGGAACCTGGGACGACTGACTTCTAACCTCTATGACCTCACAGAGATCGACTCCTTGGTCGCCGACGACAACCTCTCTGTGCTGGAGCTCATCGTGGGCAGCCAGAGGAGAGAG GCAAGAAGGATACTGGAAGTGACTCCTGTTAGGCAATTGGTCAGTCTCAAGTGGAACCTCTATGGAAAACACTACTTTAG gttgttgctgctgctgtaccTCCTGTACATTGGGACCTTCACACTGTGTTGTGTGTATCGCCCTCTAAAGGACGCTCCAGAGAATTACACTGTATCTGACATGGACAAAACCATCCGCGTGCAGAAAACTCTGAAG GAGAGTTATGTGACCTATGGGGACAACTTGCGTCTGGCAGGAGAGATGATCAGTGTCCTGGGTGCCCTGGTTATTCTGCTACTGGAG ATCCCAGATATGCTGAGAGTGGGGGCCAAGCAGTACTTTGGACAGACGGCTCTGGGGGGACCCTTCCATGTCATTCT TATTGCCTATGCGTTCCTGGTGgtgctgctgtgtgtgttcaGGGTCAGTGGGGTGCAGGGGGAGACAGTTGTCATGGCTGTGTGTCTGGTGCTGGGCTGGAGCAATGTCATGTTCTTCGCCCGAGGCTTTCAGATGCTGGGGCCTTACGTCATCATGATACAGAAG ATTATATTTGGAGACCTGACCAAGTTCATGTGGCTGAGCTTCATCGTGCTCATGGGGTTTTCTACCT ccctgTGGATGGTGTATATGACTCAGGACCCAGACTCTCTACCTGCGTACCGCTCCTTCCCCATCACTCTGTTCTCCCAGTTTGAGCTGAGTGTGGGTCTGATAGACCTGCCAGTGGACCACACCATCACAACGCCCCCAATTGTCCATGTGCTGCACTGCACCTTCTCTGTGGCCTGCATGCTGCTGCTCAACCTGCTCATAGCCATGATGATTGATACACAACAGAGAGTTGCCCAGGAGAGGGATGAGCTCTGGAGGATACAg GTGGTGGCCACTACCCTGATGTTGGAGAGAAGATTGCCCCGCTGCCTGTGGCCCCGGCTGGGGGTGTGTGGACTGCTCTATGGCCTGGGGGAGCGGTGGTACCTCCG GGTTGAGGATCGCAACGACCCACTGGTGCAAAAGATGCGTCACTACGT CAAGCTGGAGAACACTGACACATCAAAAGGACCTGGAAACCTGGCATTCTGGCAGATGATTCACCACAACTCTCTGGGTTTAGACATGGAACAGGAAGAGGATGACCAGGAAGTAAGATAG